The following are encoded in a window of Candidatus Tiamatella incendiivivens genomic DNA:
- the twy1 gene encoding 4-demethylwyosine synthase TYW1 has protein sequence MFDEERYKLLRQRMEKQKYHFVGRHSVVKKCYWNHAALVEGRFCYKCKFYGIESHRCIQMSPTAFWCWNACLHCWRLRPQDMGFEWDETKMPYADPPKEIVEGMIHEYKRIISGYKGHPRADPERVNEAMNPKHVAISLTGEPTLYPYFNDFLKEIHKRGMTSFLVTRGVRPDILSKLDEEPSQTYLSLEAWDKDSYQYFNKPLVPRAWELTLETIDLFQTMTNPIVYRITLVKGWNTSEKQLQALAKLVNRGEPTYVELKSYMYVGASRYRLGRENMLSHKEVREIAGKFSELTGYPIRSQSKPSRVVLLSKLEKPIRHGKGCPRGWRTPDYPGESEYNPSDPEAKL, from the coding sequence GTGTTCGACGAGGAGCGCTACAAACTGTTAAGGCAGAGGATGGAGAAGCAGAAATACCATTTCGTAGGCAGGCACAGTGTTGTTAAGAAATGTTACTGGAACCACGCTGCATTAGTAGAGGGTAGATTCTGTTATAAATGCAAGTTCTATGGCATAGAAAGCCACCGTTGCATACAAATGAGTCCAACAGCATTCTGGTGCTGGAACGCATGCCTACACTGCTGGAGGCTCCGACCACAAGACATGGGGTTTGAATGGGATGAAACCAAAATGCCCTATGCGGACCCGCCGAAGGAGATAGTTGAGGGAATGATCCACGAGTACAAAAGAATAATTAGCGGTTACAAAGGTCATCCAAGAGCAGACCCTGAAAGGGTAAATGAAGCGATGAATCCTAAACACGTGGCAATAAGCTTGACTGGGGAACCAACATTATACCCGTACTTCAATGACTTTCTAAAGGAAATACATAAACGGGGGATGACTAGCTTCCTAGTCACTAGAGGCGTAAGGCCGGATATTTTATCCAAGCTAGACGAGGAACCAAGCCAAACGTATTTGAGCCTAGAAGCATGGGATAAGGATAGCTATCAATATTTCAACAAGCCCCTGGTACCACGAGCATGGGAACTTACATTAGAGACTATAGATCTATTCCAGACGATGACAAACCCCATTGTCTATAGGATAACATTAGTGAAGGGATGGAATACTAGTGAAAAACAGCTGCAAGCACTAGCGAAACTGGTCAATCGCGGGGAACCGACTTATGTAGAACTCAAATCATATATGTACGTAGGAGCCAGCAGGTATAGGCTAGGGAGAGAGAACATGCTAAGTCACAAGGAAGTCAGAGAAATAGCTGGGAAATTCTCAGAGCTAACGGGATACCCGATCCGCAGTCAATCAAAGCCAAGCAGAGTAGTCCTACTATCAAAACTAGAGAAACCTATAAGACACGGCAAAGGATGCCCGCGAGGATGGAGAACACCTGACTATCCGGGGGAGAGCGAGTACAATCCTAGTGATCCGGAGGCAAAACTTTAG